A window from Trichomycterus rosablanca isolate fTriRos1 chromosome 21, fTriRos1.hap1, whole genome shotgun sequence encodes these proteins:
- the LOC134335773 gene encoding pikachurin isoform X5, with amino-acid sequence MEIHVTFRPTNQDGTLLYSHDSYSRDFLSIILVGGVVEFRFDCGSGATIIRSEQPVSKNVWHDLRVSRTARSGILQVDDQRPVEGSTEGAFTQVKCTSPLFVGGVPDYEETKLSAGVTQPFSGDVQRITLNDHPVVIATGHAVGVNVMNAPHPCVQNPCANGGTCRPKREGYECDCRLGYAGSHCQRECENYCYNAVTDVIEIPQFTGRSYLTYDNQDILKRVSGLRTSVFLHFKSLAADGLLLWRGENTGTNHTDYISIGLQEGALVFSFNLGSGSASVLVNGTFSDGRWHRVKAVRDGQFGKITVDDYGAQTGRSAGNMRQLNVNGELYIGGMKEVALHTGRQYLAGLVGCVSHFTLSTNYHVSLVESAADGKNINTCTN; translated from the exons ATGGAGATCCATGTTACTTTCAGACCCACCAATCAGGACGGGACGTTGCTGTACAGTCACGATTCCTACAGCCGTGACTTCCTGTCAATCATCCTGGTGGGCGGGGTTGTGGAGTTCCGCTTCGATTGTGGCTCCGGGGCCACCATCATCAG gagtGAGCAGCCGGTCAGTAAGAACGTGTGGCATGACCTGAGAGTCTCTCGCACAGCTAGAAGTGGAATCCTGCAGGTGGATGATCAGAGACCAGTAGAGGGCAGCACTGAG ggtgCGTTCACTCAGGTTAAATGCACGTCTCCTCTCTTCGTCGGTGGAGTTCCTGATTACGAAGAGACGAAGTTGAGCGCTGGAGTAACACAGCCATTTAGTGGAGACGTTCAGAGG ATCACTCTGAATGACCACCCGGTCGTCATAGCAACGGGGCACGCGGTGGGCGTGAACGTGATGAACGCGCCTCACCCGTGTGTCCAGAACCCGTGTGCTAACGGAGGAACATGTCGACCCAAACGAGAGGGGTACGAGTGTGACTGTCGGCTGGGGTACGCCGGTTCACACTGTCAGagag AGTGTGAGAACTACTGCTATAAcg cagtgaCTGATGTGATTGAGATTCCTCAGTTTACTGGACGCAGCTATTTAACCTACGACAATCAGGACATTCTCAAAag ggtatCAGGTTTGAGGACGAGTGTGTTCCTTCACTTTAAAAGTTTGGCTGCAGACGGACTGTTGTTGTGGAGAGGAGAGAACACAGGAACCAACCACACCGACTACATCTCTATAGGACTACAGGAGGGAGCCCTCGtcttcag TTTTAACCTGGGCAGCGGTTCTGCATCTGTGCTGGTCAACGGAACCTTCAGTGATGGACGGTGGCACAGAGTCAAAGCCGTCAG AGATGGACAGTTCGGTAAAATTACGGTGGACGATTATGGTGCTCAGACGGGACGATCAGCAGGAAACATGAGACAGCTGAACGTTAACGGAGAACTTTACATCG GTGGGATGAAGGAGGTGGCTCTTCACACTGGTCGTCAGTACCTGGCCGGTTTGGTTGGCTGCGTCTCACACTTCACTTTATCCACTAATTACCACGTGTCGCTGGTAGAGAGTGCCGCAGACGGCAAGAACATCAACACCTGCACCAACTGA